Proteins co-encoded in one Capsicum annuum cultivar UCD-10X-F1 chromosome 9, UCD10Xv1.1, whole genome shotgun sequence genomic window:
- the LOC107842014 gene encoding uncharacterized protein LOC107842014 — translation MAKKPVKYVVVDAFTDTALKGNPAAVCLLEEEKDDKWLQSVAAEFSISETCYLILLNEVNEPTKQTPDLAFVGSLQLMRFNFFPSLFSKSSFNSVSQLGLIWLGNKLSGLTHLGISPGTNFWVISLLVGL, via the exons ATGGCCAAGAAGCCAGTGAAATACGTTGTG GTGGATGCCTTCACTGATACTGCATTGAAAGGGAATCCAGCAGCTGTTTGCTTACTGGAGGAAGAGAAAGATGATAAATGGTTACAATCCGTTGCTGCAGAATTCAGTATCTCTGAAACGTGTTATCTTATTCTGCTTAATGAAGTGAATGAGCCCACAAAACAAACCCCAGATTTGGCCTTCGTTGGTTCACTCCAGTTGATGAGGTTCAACTTCTTCCCGTCTTTGTTTTCtaaatcttcattcaactctgtTAGCCAATTAGGTCTCATTTGGTTAGGAAACAAGTTATCTGGCTTAACTCATCTTGGGATTAGTCCCGGTACCAATTTTTGGGTTATTAGTCTACTGGTAGGTTTATGA
- the LOC107842511 gene encoding R3H domain-containing protein 4 isoform X2 produces MIPKVSNRRSRRWLNDRLLMELVPRLNAEEIRGLFAPPPFGDDVPLSVFCMTNVGEWDKFRNIDMDKEASIMEALEGKTSNQRSCVDNDKVAVLTAWHRVDCRTREALRRNFLPELVNNYEQCVRAFVKESDGDVLVLRVQDPFQRLLLHGVCEFYNLVSVTTSETEGSKAVKVTRIKKKKAGSADLPNITLCNFLKMAKEGLW; encoded by the exons ATGATCCCAAAG GTCAGCAACAGAAGATCTCGCAGATGGTTGAATGATCGTCTTCTAATGGAACTTGTTCCTCGTTTAAATGCAGAAGAAATTAGGGGCTTGTTTGCTCCACCACCTTTTG GTGATGATGTGCCACTCTCAGTATTTTGCATGACAAATGTGGGGGAGTGGGACAAATTCAGGAATATAGACATGGATAAAGAG GCTAGCATAATGGAAGCTCTTGAAGGCAAAACATCAAATCAAAGGAGTTGCGTGGATAATGATAAGGTTGCCGTGTTGACTGCATGGCATAGAGTGGATTGTCGAACAAGAGAGGCACTTCGGCGCAACTTTCTCCCTGAATTGGTCAACAACTATGAG CAATGTGTACGAGCATTTGTGAAGGAGAGTGATGGAGATGTGCTGGTGCTACGTGTTCAAGACCCCTTCCAGCGGTTATTGCTGCATGGTGTTTGTGAG TTCTACAACCTTGTATCCGTAACAACCTCCGAAACAGAAGGTAGCAAGGCTGTGAAAGTGACtaggataaagaagaagaaagcaGGTTCAGCTGATCTTCCAAACATTACACTCTGCAACTTTCTGAAGATGGCAAAAGAAGGGCTTTGGTGA
- the LOC107842511 gene encoding uncharacterized protein LOC107842511 isoform X1 — translation MATSDILQTEQDLLMMSSLFDDPKGQNMKSRGITIEKKIEFLESLAGKVSNRRSRRWLNDRLLMELVPRLNAEEIRGLFAPPPFGDDVPLSVFCMTNVGEWDKFRNIDMDKEASIMEALEGKTSNQRSCVDNDKVAVLTAWHRVDCRTREALRRNFLPELVNNYEQCVRAFVKESDGDVLVLRVQDPFQRLLLHGVCEFYNLVSVTTSETEGSKAVKVTRIKKKKAGSADLPNITLCNFLKMAKEGLW, via the exons ATGGCAACCTCTGACATTTTGCAGACAGAACAAGATCTTCTCATGATGTCTTCCCTTTTTGATGATCCCAAAG GACAAAATATGAAGTCCCGAGGGATAACCATCGAGAAAAAGATCGAGTTTCTTGAAAGCTTGGCTGGAAAA GTCAGCAACAGAAGATCTCGCAGATGGTTGAATGATCGTCTTCTAATGGAACTTGTTCCTCGTTTAAATGCAGAAGAAATTAGGGGCTTGTTTGCTCCACCACCTTTTG GTGATGATGTGCCACTCTCAGTATTTTGCATGACAAATGTGGGGGAGTGGGACAAATTCAGGAATATAGACATGGATAAAGAG GCTAGCATAATGGAAGCTCTTGAAGGCAAAACATCAAATCAAAGGAGTTGCGTGGATAATGATAAGGTTGCCGTGTTGACTGCATGGCATAGAGTGGATTGTCGAACAAGAGAGGCACTTCGGCGCAACTTTCTCCCTGAATTGGTCAACAACTATGAG CAATGTGTACGAGCATTTGTGAAGGAGAGTGATGGAGATGTGCTGGTGCTACGTGTTCAAGACCCCTTCCAGCGGTTATTGCTGCATGGTGTTTGTGAG TTCTACAACCTTGTATCCGTAACAACCTCCGAAACAGAAGGTAGCAAGGCTGTGAAAGTGACtaggataaagaagaagaaagcaGGTTCAGCTGATCTTCCAAACATTACACTCTGCAACTTTCTGAAGATGGCAAAAGAAGGGCTTTGGTGA